In a genomic window of Nitrospinota bacterium:
- a CDS encoding LysR family transcriptional regulator translates to MDLERLNTFCLVVEKESFSQAAELVSRSQPAISQQMTALEEYYGVRLFDRGARGVALTEAGQILYKYARQLLRLHGEAQEALDGFKGLKRGQLTVGAAGTIAQYFLPRPLGAFRQRHPHVVISLIEADTDELCQLLRDRKIHLAFVEEELTSEGLIVTPFFTDELVLAVNKKHPWTMRPSVPLAEVAKEPFICHDPENPLQRFIEEAFDAAGIDHINRFLTFGSTEAVKAGVESGLGVSILSLYTIAKERGAMGTIAVVPIEEGAISRELTMLSVPGRYQSPATQELTKLVTTWSDDDLIL, encoded by the coding sequence ATGGATTTGGAACGCCTGAATACATTTTGCCTGGTGGTGGAGAAAGAGAGCTTCTCGCAGGCGGCGGAACTCGTCTCGCGCTCTCAGCCCGCCATCAGCCAGCAGATGACCGCCCTTGAGGAATACTACGGGGTTCGGCTCTTCGACCGCGGGGCCAGAGGAGTCGCGCTCACCGAGGCAGGGCAAATCCTCTACAAGTACGCCAGGCAGCTCTTAAGGCTTCACGGGGAGGCCCAGGAGGCCCTCGATGGCTTCAAGGGCCTCAAGCGAGGCCAGCTCACCGTCGGGGCGGCCGGCACCATTGCCCAATACTTCCTGCCTCGCCCCTTGGGGGCCTTCCGCCAGCGCCACCCCCACGTGGTCATCTCCCTAATCGAAGCCGACACCGATGAGCTATGCCAGCTGCTTCGGGACCGGAAAATTCACCTTGCTTTCGTCGAGGAAGAGCTGACCTCCGAGGGGCTCATCGTAACCCCCTTCTTCACCGATGAGCTCGTCCTCGCCGTGAACAAAAAGCATCCTTGGACCATGCGGCCTTCGGTTCCGCTGGCCGAAGTGGCCAAGGAACCGTTCATTTGCCACGACCCGGAGAACCCCCTCCAACGGTTCATCGAGGAGGCGTTCGACGCCGCAGGCATCGATCACATCAACCGCTTCCTCACCTTCGGCTCCACCGAGGCCGTCAAGGCTGGCGTGGAGAGCGGCCTAGGGGTCTCTATCCTCTCGCTTTACACCATCGCAAAGGAACGGGGGGCTATGGGGACCATCGCCGTGGTCCCCATCGAGGAAGGAGCCATCAGCAGGGAGCTGACCATGCTCTCGGTTCCCGGCCGTTACCAGAGCCCCGCCACCCAGGAGCTCACCAAGCTGGTGACAACCTGGTCGGACGACGATCTCATCCTCTAA
- a CDS encoding NTP transferase domain-containing protein: MRRRVDIPAVVPAAGLGTRMRKLCGERPKELLPVGGLAAIEHSMVEALDAGLSRVAVVVRPDKPLIEEYIAGQRPATLGEWSYAGPPIDYRQRFEEILFVVQPEADGVADAIVRARSALGAEAIACLMPDNVAFAPRPSIAACLDSYHATGLTTCAVVTVRSKDAYRFANCGGMEVWRRTDGRLAVTTLQDKGSGSFRVGPEGEAIRAIGRSVLAPRFFELLDEQGKPAADGEVDDVPLYQALAAAGEFLVAPIEGECFDLGLPEGYEAALSYTADHPA, translated from the coding sequence ATGCGCCGTCGCGTTGACATCCCTGCGGTCGTGCCCGCTGCTGGACTGGGCACACGCATGCGAAAGCTGTGTGGAGAGCGTCCCAAGGAGCTCCTCCCGGTAGGAGGCCTGGCCGCCATAGAACACTCTATGGTCGAGGCGCTTGATGCGGGCCTTAGTCGCGTTGCCGTGGTGGTGCGTCCGGACAAGCCGCTAATCGAGGAGTACATTGCCGGGCAAAGGCCCGCGACCTTGGGGGAGTGGAGCTACGCCGGCCCGCCGATCGACTACCGGCAGCGCTTTGAGGAGATCCTCTTCGTGGTGCAACCCGAGGCCGATGGGGTGGCCGACGCCATCGTCCGAGCCCGCTCAGCCCTAGGGGCGGAGGCGATCGCCTGCCTGATGCCGGATAACGTAGCGTTTGCACCTCGGCCGTCCATTGCCGCTTGCCTGGATAGCTACCACGCCACGGGTCTCACAACCTGCGCCGTAGTCACCGTGCGGTCGAAGGATGCTTATCGTTTCGCCAACTGCGGGGGCATGGAGGTTTGGCGACGGACCGACGGGCGGCTCGCCGTTACCACTCTTCAGGATAAAGGTTCGGGGTCCTTCAGGGTTGGCCCCGAAGGCGAGGCAATACGGGCAATTGGCCGCTCTGTTTTGGCGCCGAGGTTTTTCGAGCTTTTGGATGAACAAGGAAAGCCGGCGGCCGACGGTGAGGTGGACGATGTCCCTCTCTACCAAGCCCTGGCGGCCGCAGGGGAGTTTCTGGTCGCCCCGATCGAGGGAGAATGCTTTGACCTCGGCTTACCCGAAGGCTACGAGGCCGCCCTTTCCTACACGGCTGACCACCCTGCCTAG
- a CDS encoding DMT family transporter — protein sequence MQDYPAQDDFLSHGTLIFIVFLFLLWGGNVVAIKVGLEGLPPFGMAALRFVLAGLSLAAWMRAQDIPFRPARREVFHHIINGLSFAAQIGLFYLGVAHTSASHASLLINSNPFFVLLLAHFFVEGDRLTGQKVFGLTLAFIGVAFIFIDQIGSGNLLGNALVFASAALLGARIVYVKRLISTIEPSQVVFWQMVVGVPLFLWASRLTEAGRAWHFSPSVTAALLFQGIVVGAFCFLAATILLQRHNPSTLSAFSFLIPLSGVTLSHLLLGDPLTRNLLLSSAFVALGIALVHKPTSARPGIAEKKVEISTSDHYH from the coding sequence GTGCAAGATTACCCCGCTCAGGACGACTTTTTGAGCCATGGGACCCTCATCTTCATAGTTTTTCTATTCCTACTTTGGGGCGGCAACGTTGTGGCCATAAAAGTGGGCCTTGAAGGGTTGCCGCCTTTCGGAATGGCCGCCCTGCGCTTCGTTCTAGCCGGGCTCAGCCTGGCCGCCTGGATGCGCGCCCAAGATATCCCCTTCCGGCCTGCACGCAGGGAGGTTTTCCATCACATTATCAACGGCCTCTCATTCGCTGCCCAGATCGGCTTGTTTTACTTAGGCGTAGCCCACACCTCAGCGAGCCACGCCTCGCTCCTCATTAACTCGAACCCGTTCTTCGTCCTTCTCCTGGCCCACTTCTTCGTGGAGGGCGACCGTCTAACCGGCCAGAAGGTGTTTGGCCTCACCCTTGCCTTCATCGGCGTGGCCTTCATCTTCATCGATCAGATTGGGAGCGGCAATTTGCTTGGCAACGCCCTCGTCTTTGCTAGCGCGGCGCTCCTCGGGGCCCGGATCGTCTACGTAAAGCGCCTCATATCGACCATAGAGCCTTCCCAGGTGGTCTTCTGGCAGATGGTCGTAGGCGTACCCCTCTTCCTCTGGGCGAGCAGGCTGACCGAGGCGGGGAGGGCCTGGCATTTTTCACCTTCGGTCACGGCCGCCCTGCTCTTTCAAGGCATAGTCGTGGGGGCTTTCTGTTTCTTGGCCGCCACCATTCTCCTCCAGCGCCATAACCCATCGACCCTCTCGGCCTTCTCCTTCCTCATCCCGCTTTCGGGGGTCACGCTGAGCCACCTCCTTCTGGGCGACCCCCTGACCCGAAACCTCTTGCTTAGCTCCGCCTTCGTGGCCCTGGGCATTGCCTTGGTCCACAAGCCTACATCCGCCCGGCCTGGTATCGCCGAAAAAAAGGTGGAAATTTCTACATCCGACCAC
- a CDS encoding translation elongation factor-like protein — protein sequence MGERLIGKVKDYFRKVEVMTLELEGLIKVGDTIHIKGHTTDLTQAVESMQIEHADVQEGGPGDLVGIKVAERVRPGDSVFVVEDSG from the coding sequence ATGGGAGAGCGATTAATCGGTAAAGTCAAGGACTACTTCCGGAAGGTCGAGGTCATGACCCTTGAGCTGGAAGGTCTCATTAAGGTTGGCGACACGATCCACATCAAGGGTCATACGACCGACCTCACCCAGGCGGTCGAATCCATGCAAATCGAGCACGCGGACGTCCAGGAGGGGGGCCCAGGCGACTTGGTAGGCATAAAGGTGGCCGAGCGGGTCCGGCCCGGCGACAGCGTATTTGTCGTGGAAGACTCGGGATAG
- a CDS encoding CoA-binding protein — MSPDSFARDEDILFILQTYRTVAVVGCSPNSNRDGHIVPRFLQARGYRIIPVNPSAENILGEPCYPDLDAVPEPVDVVDVFRRPEHVPPIVDGAVRVGASALWLQEGVVNVEEARRAREAGLTVVMDRCMLKEWLRFEKRLSAAQALKP, encoded by the coding sequence ATGTCCCCCGATTCATTCGCCAGGGACGAGGACATCCTCTTCATCCTGCAGACCTACCGCACTGTGGCCGTGGTCGGTTGTTCGCCGAACTCGAATCGGGACGGCCACATAGTGCCCCGCTTTCTCCAGGCAAGGGGATACCGGATCATTCCCGTGAACCCGAGTGCGGAGAATATCTTGGGCGAGCCTTGCTATCCAGACCTTGATGCGGTGCCCGAACCAGTGGATGTGGTGGACGTATTTCGCCGCCCCGAGCACGTGCCCCCGATTGTGGATGGGGCCGTTCGGGTCGGTGCATCGGCGTTGTGGCTTCAAGAAGGCGTGGTGAACGTCGAGGAGGCCCGGCGGGCACGCGAAGCGGGCCTTACGGTCGTTATGGACCGGTGCATGCTCAAGGAATGGCTCCGCTTCGAGAAGCGGCTCTCCGCCGCCCAAGCCCTTAAACCCTAA
- a CDS encoding FAD-dependent oxidoreductase, with protein sequence MKVAVVGASLAGLAAGALLARRGCQVTVFEAAAQPGGLGDGPVLKGINRLPGDHLIWGWRSSRPLMRLFGALKDHPGATARHLLQPVPTGLQALGHPHRLDWGERLAEEIGREFPAALASWTACAQEWDREAWTLGRKGVGHSFLTSGQRPTEAMADGEPEDQRHETSPPDSGEERQAMEEPFAAGPVKELPREIRHYLNGVVEAVCWRPLEEVTQPAGLWAMKMTAQEVAVLRDGVDGLIRWLAGRLEAAGGSLRLGTRVRALKTRGGRVRGISIREGRRRSTEPAERVVVAGGEPSHLLPLGRFRTQPRRTTGNLVTCLLVVEEGVIPEPLAPLAAYCPAPGEPVLLLSHNPASRHKLKEMTRRFLMVGWLAEAPGADSLTLPEELTKRLERLMPFLPGRWELVPQDEATGSPLVRRPIPESDQNDFNPTTTVGGLVKVARHPLPGIATTVSLTLGVAAAETILRGL encoded by the coding sequence AAGGTGGCCGTAGTGGGTGCGAGTCTGGCGGGCCTCGCCGCCGGTGCCCTCCTGGCCCGTCGGGGCTGCCAGGTGACCGTCTTCGAGGCGGCCGCCCAGCCCGGGGGGCTTGGTGACGGTCCGGTCCTAAAGGGCATCAATCGCCTACCCGGAGACCACCTCATATGGGGGTGGCGTTCCTCTCGACCCCTCATGCGCCTCTTCGGCGCCCTGAAAGACCACCCCGGCGCGACGGCGCGCCACCTCCTCCAACCTGTCCCGACGGGCCTTCAGGCGCTCGGCCACCCCCATCGACTTGACTGGGGAGAGCGGTTGGCCGAGGAAATAGGCCGGGAGTTCCCCGCGGCGCTAGCATCTTGGACGGCTTGCGCGCAAGAGTGGGACCGGGAGGCTTGGACTCTCGGGCGGAAGGGTGTCGGGCACTCCTTCCTGACGTCGGGCCAGAGGCCCACCGAAGCGATGGCGGACGGGGAGCCAGAGGACCAGAGGCATGAAACATCTCCTCCCGATAGCGGCGAGGAACGCCAAGCAATGGAAGAGCCCTTCGCAGCCGGGCCGGTGAAAGAGCTACCGCGGGAGATACGGCACTACCTTAACGGGGTCGTCGAGGCGGTTTGCTGGCGACCCCTCGAAGAGGTGACCCAACCGGCAGGGCTGTGGGCTATGAAGATGACGGCCCAGGAGGTGGCTGTTCTAAGGGATGGGGTCGATGGGCTAATTCGCTGGCTCGCCGGGCGGTTGGAAGCGGCCGGTGGAAGCCTCCGGTTGGGAACAAGGGTGAGGGCGTTGAAGACACGAGGCGGTCGGGTCCGTGGAATCTCGATTCGGGAGGGCAGAAGACGTTCTACAGAGCCCGCGGAGAGGGTTGTGGTGGCCGGTGGAGAGCCCAGCCATCTCCTACCCCTTGGGCGGTTTCGGACCCAGCCACGGCGCACAACCGGGAACTTGGTAACCTGTCTGCTCGTAGTGGAGGAAGGGGTGATTCCAGAACCCCTTGCGCCGCTTGCCGCTTACTGTCCGGCGCCCGGAGAGCCGGTCCTCCTCCTCAGTCATAACCCCGCGAGCCGCCACAAACTCAAGGAGATGACTCGGCGATTCCTCATGGTCGGCTGGCTGGCCGAGGCTCCAGGGGCCGATTCCCTGACCCTCCCGGAGGAGCTTACCAAGCGGCTTGAGCGGCTAATGCCATTTCTGCCAGGTCGCTGGGAGCTGGTGCCTCAGGACGAGGCCACCGGTAGCCCTTTGGTTCGCCGGCCTATCCCCGAGAGCGACCAAAACGACTTTAACCCAACGACCACAGTAGGGGGCCTGGTGAAGGTAGCCCGCCATCCCTTGCCTGGGATCGCAACGACCGTATCACTCACCCTCGGCGTGGCGGCGGCCGAGACCATCCTCCGGGGGCTTTAG